The sequence TTTCTCCGGAGAGAAGCCTTCCCTGTTGTGGCTGAGCAAGAACATCTTAACGGTGATTTTATAAATGTCCGTCATCTTCGTTGGCAGTGCTTGGGAAGACTCAGAAAGGATGATTTGAagcaagcagtggcaaatgagaaaacagttcattgggatgtagcaaaatgaaaacaggttcatgttggacttgatgtgttcCCACATTTTCTCCATTGCTTGGGGGTAACCTCGACTAAAATTCTCTACATATTCTTTAACGTCATCCGACGTGAATCCGCGAATTTCGACTGTTCTTTGAAAACGTACATGACGGACACATTTCACAGCAGTTGGTCGTGTTGTCGTGATTATGCTTGCACCAGGAAAAAGTTTTCCCTCCGCTAGTTTgttatacaaaacggaaacgggcatcttttcttccacaCAGTTTTTGTAAGTTAGGTCATCTTCTTGGGCCTCGATATCcttttttcttgaatattcatccaATCCGTCAAAAATTAACAGAACTTTGGTAGGTTCTTGTTTTATAAAATCCCAAACAGCATCATCCAAACTACGGACTGTTTCTGAGCGAGCGATCAGATCACGAAGGCTCAAGTTTGCGTTGTCATTATTAAAACGCCTAAACTTTAAGAGGAAGACAACGTTGAGATGTTCATTAAAAGCCTCACCAGATGCCCAAAGGCGAAGCAACTTTGTGGTGAATGAcgtctttcctatcccaggacgaccaacaacgagaacattctTGTGATTTTCGTCAAGAATATCCCCTGGTTTTGCGAATTTGCAGTCCTTTGCATCGGGTGGGTATTCTTGGAGCTGCGCCGACCGGCTTTCTTCCGCAAATTTATGGGAAGCTCTGCCTTCAACGATTACAACATTGACATAGACCTTGTCTATTGTGAGATCATGTATGTCGCCTTCGCCGTGATTTGGTTGTCCAAAAGGTTGTTTAAGATCACTTAGCTTCTCTGTGTCCTGCAAGCAATTCTCTTTCAGGGTCTTTATGGCACTGTGGAAATCATTTTGGGTTTGAGAGTGTTCTTGGAGTTCAGAAGTGTTTCTTATTTCATCGTTCCTCTGTTCATGCGAGATGTTGACAGCTGGGTCTTGTGATTCCGCTAAAGGAATCCCGTCTGGTTGTCCTTGGCGCTGTTCGTCTGAGTTTGAATTCAAATGATCATCATAAAACCGCCAATTTTCCATGAATACTTTTCCATGTCTACCTCGCGATAAGATCCAAATAATCTCCAGGAAAGCAAACAATGCGAATATTCCATTCGCTGCTGTAACAACTCTTATCCAGATACTTTTAGAAGCTGCTCGATGATTGGAACAGTTGAATAAAGTGGTAGATTGTGTTCCGTTAACTGACAACGAACAAGAAAAGTGCGACGGAAAGTTCCTGGGATATAATAGTTGTGTCTCTAGCAAGATGATGAAAGTTATCTCAAAAAATATGTTAATAATGAGTTGAGAGAGATATGCGAAGAAAAGGTTTCGTCCTCGATCCCTGAGTTCTCTTTGGGCGTCTTGATGGCTACGTATGAGTGCCTCAACTGTGGAGTTGGCGTAGAAAGAGTAGATCGCGGTCACAATTGGAACCAGGGACATGTTCACTAGCACAAAGAGGAGAGGAGGGATGAGGAGTTTGTGATTTTGTTTCAGGTAATGATTATAGCACTCGGATCGGATGAAATCGGCATTTACCTTGTCCTCTGCGGTTACGTCACACCGAAAATCGGACCTTGGTTCGTTGTATTCCATATCTGAGAATGCTCCAATAAGTATGCCATGGAATAAAATCCAAAATAGTGTAACCACTGCAAATGCGAACTTGTTTAAAGTCTTATGTCTGATCTTTTCAATGATTGCCGAGAACTCCATTTTGTCGTTGATCGTTCGTCTTTCCCTCAGATCTGGGTGTGACAAAAACATTAGAACTGGCCTTCTTTTGTAGGCCGAGATTGACACCCTGCAAAGTGTTTCATGCCACTAAATTTATTTCCATATAAGGCATGGTTTTCACAGCGTTCGAACGcttcatttttaaatttcattgaTCCGTGCTGACCTTTTATTATTGTATTAGCCTCGAGGAAAGATTACATTTTGATTGATGCTCAAGCTTGGATTACCTTGTCTACCTTGCGAGCGTCCGAAAACACGGGACACTTTAGCACTAACATTCGATCGATTTGGCTGAGACATTTGTTCTGCTAATACTCGAATTTCCTCAAATGCAAGATGACGGGGTTCATGTTCTCATTGCTGCGTCATTTTGACACGGCGACAGGGGCTACTCACGAGGGAGGGATAAAATACTCTCCGCTGACTGCTTGGATTTCTAATCCTACATAATCACATGCACGATAAAGTGAAGCGGTTCTTTCAACAATACTCCTTAGAGAATCAATAATATCTGTAAAGTCTTCTGCAACTCAGTTGCTCTGCCATTTTAATTAAGGATGAGCGATAATGCCTTTAACATACTCTCCGCTGACTCCTTAGGCTTAGcggctcagaaaaaaaaactaatcgatattctcgaatagtgattttttttctcgtacaACGATTTTTCATTCGCAACAGTTACTataaaggggcgtttacacgacagagcaaaaatggcacggatccgacaaaaactggaacggttccaatagtttttgcaaagaaacagtgaagttttatccgttccgCAACGGGTCCATAGGCGCCTATGGACCCGACATTGGGGAGCAGTGTTGGCTCAGTGGTGAGAGCGctggccttccaccaatgtggcccgggttcgattcccggatcggacgtcatatgtgggttgagtttgttggttctctactctgctccgagaggtttttccccgggtactccggttttcccctctcaccaaaaaccaacatttgatttgatttgatttgtgttgatttgatttcctgtctccccaattagtagagcctctgtgctcggctaaatgcacttgagacataaataaagtgattattatttttataaaacatcactgtttctttgcaaaaactattggaaccgttccagtttttgtcggatccgtgccatttttgctctgtcgtgtaaacgcccctttaAATCTCGTATGGTAGTTTTTCGTTCTCGATTGGTAATTATGATCTCgcatgacagtttttcattctcgtatagtaatttcaatttctcatacggtgattttccaatctcagatagtgatttctcaatctcacacattgattactgaaactcgataggtgattttgaactcacaccacttttgtcatgtttggctTGCCATACCTCTGTGGTGTCGTTATGTACCCTCAGGCTAAAGGacaaagtatgtttttaaattttgttattattagtacttcctgagaaatttctgaaacTTTATTGGCTGAGGAAGGATATAATTTCAGCTTAATTGGTTTAACTGATCAAATTGCGCTGAAACTGGGTCTCGAAAACACTTAACActaaccccaaccctaaacccaaaaaacacgaaaagtCATGCTTGAGATCTCGCAAGACTGCAAAAATATTGTCATATCCTTTCAGAACATTAGCATGCCAAGAGACAAGCCAGTGGTTCCTCTGAAGTTTGATAGAGTTTAGTGCTCACCTGAGCTGTAGGATTGAGCATATCCTTTTCAAACTAAACAATAGAGTGGCGGGACACAACAATCATAGTGAAATTCAATGTAATTATATTTGTTCGCGGAAATTTTTCGTTACCGAATtataattgttttttctttttttttttgagcgcTGAAGAGTGGTATTTCAAAGAAAGTTTCCACAATTTGGGAGTCTTTTCGTACCAAAAACAGTTGGggttggcaaatttgaattCTCATGAGATTAGAATTTAGAAGAGTAATTACtataactagtaatagttctcactaaagctgcccccgctcttgtcataaaatggagtggagaatattttctgaaatgactgtgtattgggaataaccgtttattcttaccctttttgaatcaatctggaaattttcgtacaaaaatagaaacttttcactacacttaatgcattcactagcacgcgtacctcctttaggtgacagggaaatcattcacgcattgtaataaaaactaatcctatttttggttgaacgtgatcttccatttccgatccctgtctaTTGACGttatattttacaatattcctgagactcatttccggtcgaaaacatcaaccagaaaaaaataaaatggcaatgattccaacaatatcttgagcatgtgctaaaaagaagctctgtgaattTAATTGTCAcggctaaatttgataaatgtggaaaaaacaaacacaatgttttttctagaaaagtatccaacgcacaagaaaaagttcgaggaatgcttaaagctgaattcatgaaatggatttttcgtttcgcccttgttaaacttaggcttcaactaagatatttagcgtatgaacaacaatttaaaacgtgaggtaaacttcttttcacgctgacgcgtgacatgctacccaaaagtacggtggctcataagggacacattgattttttcgtcgcaagttactaacttgcgatgacgtaacttgcgatcgcaacttataagttgcgatcgcaagttataagtcgcgatcgcaacttactaacttgcgatgacgtaacttgcgatcgcaacttataagttgcgatcgcaagttacgtcatcgcaagttagtaacttgcgatcgcgacttataacttgcgatcgcaacttataacttgcgatcgcaacttataacttgcgatcgcaacttataacttgcgatcgcaagttataagtcgcgatcgcaagtcgcgatcgcaagtcgcgatcgcaagttataagttgcgatcgcaacttataacttgcgatcgcaacttataacttgcgatcgcgacttataacttgcgatcgcgacttataacttgcgatcgcgacttataacttgcgatcgcaagttataagttgcgatcgcaagttataacttgcgatcgcaacttataatttgcgatcgcaacttataacttgcgatcgcaacttataacttgcgatcgcgacttataacttgcgatcgcaacttataacttgcgatcgcgacttataacttgcgatcgcaacttataacttgcgatcgcgacttataacttgcgatcgcaacttataacttgcgatcgcgacttataacttgcgatcgcgacttataacttgcgatcgcgacttataacttgcgatcgcgacttataacttgcaaTTGCCACGTGTTACTTGAAAGTTAGTTTCAGTGTCAATTACATGAAGCATGCCTTTTCGTCTGAGTAGTTAATAGCGAAGAtagcaagttataagttgcgatcgcaagttataagttgcgattaTTATTAAAGCTTTATTATTACGGTATCACTTCATTAAAAATGCTCTTCCAGTGAGCCGCTTCCAcaaccaaatttttaaagaaactataCAACTACTAAGATATATCTACATTTACGAAATCTAACCTATAActaattacacaaaaatatCAGTCAACCATAGAATATACATaatatgaatgaaataaaattccATCTGAACTCCTTCAAGGCAAACCCTTGTTCAGAAAGATAGGGCAGACTTGAAAGAGTTGAGATTTACCTCGTCTTTAAGCATATTTTCTAGGCCATTCCACATGACTGCCCCCCTATAGCTAAAAGCCCGCTTAGCAGCTTCAGTCCTGGGCCTTGGTACAAAAACATTGTTCGAGGCACCACGCACGTTATAAGAATGAACCTCGGAGGTTGGTTTAAACACGTTCTTTAAACTCTCAGGGTAAAGGTTATTCAGAGATTTAAAAACACTTATTGCAAGTTGTTTAGAGCGTCTCTGTTCAAGGGAATCCCATCTTAGGTCTCGGAGGATATCCACAGATCTTCTATTATAATCACTAAACGTTATAATTCTACCAGCCCTATTCTGCAATCTCTGGAGTCTGTCACATAAGCCCTTTCCCATACATCCCCAGACTTCGGAGCAATAATCAAAGTAAGGAGCGACTAAAGCATCATACATTTTTAATAGGGTTTGGCGAGGCACCAGGGAACGGATACGTTTTATGGCCCCTATACCTGCAGATACCTTTTTACAAACGGCATCGACATGGGGTTGCCACCCCAATGCCTCGTCAACCTCCATTCCCAGATATCTATAATTAGTCGCTCGAGTCAATCGTTGACCATTTACAGTCACATTTAAGTCACCATTTAAATGCCTCAGTCGGTAGTGGCTTCCAATTATcatatattttgtctttttgacatTTAGTGTGAGTTTATTGGATTCTAGCCACTTTTGAACCTCTTCCaagtctttgtttaacttttcttcAAGAGTTGTGGAGTCATAAGCAGAAAGGGTAAGAGAGGTGTCATCGGCATACATGAGTGGAGATGATGACAGCTCGCATTCTTGAAgatcatttatataaatgagAAATAACAACGGTCCAAGCACAGGCCCCTGTGGGACTCCACAACTAACGGGAAGATAGTCTGATAAAATTCCATTTACAAGAGTACTCTGAAAGCGATTTGACAGGTATGATTTGAACCACTGAACTGTATGTGAATCGAGGCCATAAAGTTGCagtttttttaacaatatacTGTGGTCAaccgtatcaaaggctttcttaAGATCTAGGAAGAGTACACTGTTAAGtaggccatcatcaatatttAAATACCAATTGTTAGTAACTTCAAGCAAGGCAGTCAAGGTAGAATGCATCGGTCTGAAACCATGCTGAGAAACTGCCAGCAAATTATTGTCGGTAAGGTACTCATAAAGTTGTTTAAAAATAacgttataagttgcgatcgcaagttataagttgcgatcgcaagttataagttgcgatcgcaagttataagttgcgatcgcaagttataagtcgcgatcgcaagttataacttgcgatcgcaagttataagttgcgatcgcaagttataactcgcgatcgcaagttacgtcatcgcaagttagtaacttgcgacgaaaaaatcaatgtgtcccttatgagccaccgtactttcgcgcccagttaggcttgatttgtgtccgacaaatccaactgtgacggtatctttcggtcgatgagcaatgcgagtttctagatcggatggacttcgatgcgatttttcaacaaataaacttacgatatcaatgaccaatatgagtttatacacctggctccagttgttcaaacgctggatagcgctatccactggataaatcgctatccagcggataaacactagcaaaaccaattgagttatccagtggatagtgatttatccagtggatagcgctatccagcgttagaacaactggagccagaaatataactttatgctaactttcaaacaatattccccttggtaccaattttttaaaccaGCTTtatgttggtgtgagtctttcacatcctaatagtattttgatttgtgtctgacaaatcgacatacaagatttttggttgaagcaaaagtagcgaaaaaatctcgctagactgcacgtcgattcagctcgtcctgatttttcgaaagttgtcggacatctactacgacgttcaaactgttttaagtgctcgtttttcaaaaggttttcgctttaaaagcttatcaactaacaaactattaattgtaatcaccgtgtatgaagcccgtgtatgagttttagatcgtcgaaacttacgtctgtcaatcatttcaaaccctttatgaggcttctccaatcataaaagTTACCCgaagatcctttgcggcccctgctcctgcgattcgagattttttctggttataccatacatatcctctattacgcgggggtttctataatgcctcctcgggttttggcctctgggccaaaaggGGGCAATTATTGgtattattgcccccgcagggatttcgccaagaggcgaaatcccgaggaggcaccctagtagctcgcacgtatattaaggacagtacttacagttcaaatatgcagtcagtatactagaaaaaatctcgatttgctcgaacaggggccgcgaggaatcggtaagtaatgatgacgtttctgttgtttgcgcccgcaagtacgaaatggttaggatgacgtaaatcgagaaaatcccaaagggagttgctgcatgagagtttgtgtattgtgacatcacaataaacagataaatttggcttgtcatacgcaaatcataacggggtagacagactcgatccaacagatcacaaatacctcaaggtgaagcgtgtcaaattcatcGAAAAAAACACgaatcctgaaactatgaagccgcaaccgcgtttaatgtgttacttgtatcacaatttatttttttcgttatcaatcctgttaagtcaatctaaggaatctaagctttactttcccgtgtattaaaactatttagttcaatgtcaacattcgcatgcgttatttgatgctcacgtccacccaacagcgaacgtgacataaccgacactcagtcacgctacgctaatcgaaagtcgtgtttgaattgccgccgcgcctttcaaatttgacgcataacagacaacgacaagaaagaaagctttacaaatgtcgaaataattccattatcagcattatgtttcatgcttcgtccgttggtcttcgttattcgctcgtttttatttgtttcagtttctctatttcgattgaactcgacacgaagaggaaccgttacatttgtggtagtatttgttagatggtccagatgatagatatcggatccctgttaatgcctatatttccaggcctggtctatttctagattaaccgctgatattcaacaggtttcttcaacccattagtggagattttgtttcaagatccattagagttttgaaaactaataaggtgGTTGGGctttgataaaattggtgcgcgtatgcgcgtctcttgaaagattcagtggacgttattactcctttaacaaatttagagataattgtgaacttcaataaaatgcttgaaacgttaatttttcaacggtcttatgcacagtatttatattgaatacacatcccataaacaggttatcaaaagcgggggcagctctagtgaacactatttctagtcaatatatatagcaatttttatcatgtgaataaattattactttGACGCAATAGTAGGGCTGCAGGGGATAAATAAAGTAGGAGAAAAAGCATGTGATGGGAGAGGAGGGTGGGTTAGGTTCTTGCACTTGTAGGTTCTTAGTTCTCGTTTCCTTCCTGCTTGGTTTCATTGTGATCATGTATATGtcacaaatttaaaataaccaGTGCTTctgtaacatatatatatatgatcacaataaaacaaacgAGTTACGGATAAAAATGGTTTAACAGGGGGCTTACTGATCCAGAAAAGGCATAGAAGTTTTTGCGCAAAAGAAGTGATTGCAGCAAAGATGATATGAATATATTTCAGACCAAAGCTTGTGTCCCTTGAAGGAGGTGTCCATCCTCTGAttctttttaaacaaataaatcacCATGTTGagtcttggactgtgaatcacacaatgatcaataattactattatttggAGTGCAGTGATCTCCACTGGCTCAATTAAGCTTCTATGTATTTAGATATATACAGGTAAGTCTTTCTTGTATAGGTGTGAGTTGCACCTGTGCAAtgcccaatttttttttttttttttttaagtttattcAGCCTGTACACCTCACTGAaaatactgcatttgcaaagcagggtttaaaaacatttctaaatttctgAAAGTGAGCTCGCCAAATACTCGTTGCAGACAAACCTTCATCTTGACCGTCGACACCTCGACACAAAAAGACTTTCACCGAGAGGATACCTAAACTTCGAGCCAGGATtccagccaggattcgagctgCAATGATCTTTCTCCGCTATATTTTGAACATGACATGCCACATAACCAGGTTTCCTTGTTTGTGTTTCCGCTTTTGTAAGCTAAGCTAAGCTAAGCTAAGGTAAATTTTATTTCGCCAGGGTGGCCCATTCAGCAACGAGGCTGGTATTGAGAGGGGCCCTGGACTAAAAATATAATACAAGTCACAAGTCATGTGGAGTAACGCGTAGGAAGCGAACTCTTGATTTTTATTCATAGCACCTAAGTTTATGTATTTATTCAAGTCTTTTGTCCTTTATGCTCGTTGTTCGTCCCAAGATCGGGACAGAGGTATGCGCATTTATGTTTATGAACTTCTAAAAACTCTTTGTTTATGCTTATCGTTTTTAGTACGAAGTAGAATATTGGGCAAGATACTTCGAGCAAGTAAACTGTTAGTTCATGATCGAAAATGTGGCCCTAAGATGTCAATATTTTGGGTTAACTTCCTGTAGGGGTAGCTGGGAGTGTACATGAACTCCCTTGCAGGGTAGGTGAGGTAAGTGGCCCCTTTGAAAATACTAAGAAATTGCTTCCTGTTCACTCCCCATCAATTTCTTTGGTCCTTGGCATATTCTAGGGAGTAGGGTAGAGGATTTTTTAATCGCAAACATcgaaaacaaagatggcgtcTTGTATCGTGGTTTTCTTCTAGATGCAAAATTCTGTACTTAGAACCAAAACACACCTTTAAAGAGATCAAAATGGTAAGGAATAAGCATCAAGAAGactcgaatcctggctcggatctTGGCTCGGATTCTGGCTTTATTCTTAGTTTATCTCTTTCACCGATCGCAAAACTTTGATAATCGATCATGGCTCACAAGATTTTTTGTCTTAACCTTGAGTTGCTTTTCGCGGTGATATGTTTGATTTGGCTTGCTGACCACCTGTTAATGAAAGCTTTAACCTTAAACTTTTGCTTGTCCGATTTCACAGCACACAAAACTGCGTGATCAtcgaaaattgaaaaaacaaaaaaaagtttcgCCCCTGCGCAGTCAAAAGTCTCCCTTACtacatagagcagttttcaaatgactgtcgaaagtgattacgtgattgcgattgctacgcttagtgattggcttaaaagactcgcgccagtttttcaaccaatgagacgcaaaaccaaaacaatcgcaccatgtacgcgtgatctttcccgcgcttcgggcgagtttcaggtaattgctaggaattgtgattggttcatggagctgtttgttcctgttgtgattggtcggagtaattgctttggttttggtttgaaaaccgctctatctgCACTTttcacgttttgttttgttttctcaatattattatttttatgaccGGCCCCACTTCACACTGCAATGATCTTACAAGCTTTATTTACATAATTGGATTACAGTATTACAAAAGCTACAAATTGCAATGTAAGCAATGATAACCGAATTGAGTGGATTCCAATAGGCCTTACATATGTTTACGTAAGTCCAAAATTTCACTACCAAGCCTCTCTTCCCTATAAGTATTTTCTTTTGattcacactgctttgggaattTACTGCTGCAAATTTTCACGAGACTATGCCATGAAAGTGGGGCTTGGTGgtaaaacaataaaatcttaCGTAATCATACCTATGGCGAATTCTAACTAACCTCAAAACTCGTAAAAATACGTAAGAATTGTAAAGTTACATTTGGTCCAATGAATTTGAATCTGATAACCGCGTAAGGGCAAATCCATCTCGTAAAAAGGTAATCCTGTATTAATAATGTAGATTGTTTTGAGATATTAATATTTCGTCTACCCTAAAACACATTTAAATGAATTCAaaccaaataattttcaaaatcaagACGGGTCTATTCTCTGATGAAGTTCTTTACAATAATTAGCATTGTGTTATAAGTTGCAATTGATATTTAATGCCTACAAGTAATCCTACTGACCCTAATTCTTCGTCAGCCTTATTTTCAGCTCAATTGATCCTGGTTGAAGATGAATCATCAACTTAACCTGAAACCTGAGATCAGATTTTGCCTGCAACTTGCATTCATAACTCGACAGACGCTTTAGCTAAATTTATGAACCCAGTAAATCTTTAGTTTTGCATTTTACTCTACAGAGTCCAGAAGTTACTATCCTCTCTCTTTTCTCCTGTTTGCTCTTCCAATGGCCCCGTCATCTCTCatttgttcttcttttcatGGTCATTTTTCTTTATCATACAAGTATCTGATTACAGTTATCAAGAAACTATAATTCGATTTATgtataaaatgaaacaaaaacgcCGCATCCCCATGGTAGGTAAGAAGTGTGTCCATGTTAGAAGTAATTTCATATTCTGGCCCACGCCGTTCACCGGTAAGAGACCACACAAGGGATCCCAAAACAAACATCAAGTGCAAAAAAAGGAGAACAATAACGAAAATTGAACCTACATGAAAGTAAGTTCCCATGGAACGGGTGCATTGGAAAAAGCTGGGCTCTGTGGAAAAAGTAACATCACCGTCTAAATGACACTGACTCCTCTCAGTACTGAGGGAATAGTGGTTTAAATTGACAGCGAACAAAACAATCGTAGCAATAGAACCCACCACACCTCGCAATCTATACTGCCCTGTCACGGAACTGAGATTGTATTTGGTGATCCTTTGGCTGTAGCATTTTTCAAATACTTTCAatcttttgagaagtttttgttcttctggcgtttgtttttttcgttgtccTTCTTCAACTTCACCAGAATCCGAGTCCTCACCtgttgatactaaaatttcccCTTTGGTGAATTGCGAAAGCAGATGTTCGCAATGAGCCAGAGCACTTGCACTGTTTGGATACTTCTGCCAGAAATTAGAAATGGCCAGCAAAACTGCAGCCTCGGCAAGGAAAATTAACGAATAATACGCTGAAAAATCATCCATCTTTTTGTAGCATTCGTTGTTAGCGTACTCGTACTGCGGTCGGTCAGACAACTTTGTCAGGACTACAAAGGAAGGCGGAGATCGACTGCAAATGTCTGAAACCCCGCTTAATTCACTCCGGTTGCGCACAACTGAGTCATTCCTTGGGAGATCTGAACAACTAACGGCGGGAATGCATATCAGACGGTCTTGGGTGGCCTGTAAGCCAACCGATGCCAGCGAAACCGCAAACATGACCGCCAGGAGGTAATGGTCAACAAGATCCCACCAGGTTGTCAGCAGTTTCGtcatatgaaaatttggtttttccGACTCCATGTTTCTTGGACTCTGTTCGATACCTCTGCCTCTCGAATTAAATCTCCTTGATCTGTTGAAAAACAATGT is a genomic window of Acropora muricata isolate sample 2 chromosome 8, ASM3666990v1, whole genome shotgun sequence containing:
- the LOC136926856 gene encoding NACHT, LRR and PYD domains-containing protein 14-like produces the protein MSLVPIVTAIYSFYANSTVEALIRSHQDAQRELRDRGRNLFFAYLSQLIINIFFEITFIILLETQLLYPRNFPSHFSCSLSVNGTQSTTLFNCSNHRAASKSIWIRVVTAANGIFALFAFLEIIWILSRGRHGKVFMENWRFYDDHLNSNSDEQRQGQPDGIPLAESQDPAVNISHEQRNDEIRNTSELQEHSQTQNDFHSAIKTLKENCLQDTEKLSDLKQPFGQPNHGEGDIHDLTIDKVYVNVVIVEGRASHKFAEESRSAQLQEYPPDAKDCKFAKPGDILDENHKNVLVVGRPGIGKTSFTTKLLRLWASGEAFNEHLNVVFLLKFRRFNNDNANLSLRDLIARSETVRSLDDAVWDFIKQEPTKVLLIFDGLDEYSRKKDIEAQEDDLTYKNCVEEKMPVSVLYNKLAEGKLFPGASIITTTRPTAVKCVRHVRFQRTVEIRGFTSDDVKEYVENFSRGYPQAMEKMWEHIKSNMNLFSFCYIPMNCFLICHCLLQIILSESSQALPTKMTDIYKITVKMFLLSHNREGFSPEKLARLKSTHMDEPFDKLPEELQEVVSTLGKIAFKGIKEGRLLFESSEVSGLEDCGLLHKLPDLKRKALDAPSKSQFCFTHLTVQEFFAAKHLVDTKRKKKIKRFVRNHINDGTWQVVLQFAAGLLKSSLRSHIFIKLLPESTNKKENPNPSSSEPKTVTFWPAREDKHLAVQVCKCLYEINDEQQQPVLQNKIEKIKFNAVDLSNCSLAPIDVAAVLHFLENAEEVLHINLLKNSLGELGANEVKKFLVHRGRKLQSLDLSHNRFTDSAAKDFAAALEHSNCKLKSLDLKINEFTDNAAKDFAAALMHSNCKLESLHLSHNYYFTDNAAKDFAAALEHSNCKLESLNLSDNKFTDNAAKDFAAALMHSNCKLESLFLGSSEFTDSAAKDFAAALEHSNCKLQWLNLRGGNFTYNAAKDFAAALQHSNIKLKSLYLHHNNFTTQGRRYLTVVGKQSNCKVVFQ
- the LOC136925822 gene encoding volume-regulated anion channel subunit LRRC8C-like isoform X1 is translated as MVARERSRRFNSRGRGIEQSPRNMESEKPNFHMTKLLTTWWDLVDHYLLAVMFAVSLASVGLQATQDRLICIPAVSCSDLPRNDSVVRNRSELSGVSDICSRSPPSFVVLTKLSDRPQYEYANNECYKKMDDFSAYYSLIFLAEAAVLLAISNFWQKYPNSASALAHCEHLLSQFTKGEILVSTGEDSDSGEVEEGQRKKQTPEEQKLLKRLKVFEKCYSQRITKYNLSSVTGQYRLRGVVGSIATIVLFAVNLNHYSLSTERSQCHLDGDVTFSTEPSFFQCTRSMGTYFHVGSIFVIVLLFLHLMFVLGSLVWSLTGERRGPEYEITSNMDTLLTYHGDAAFLFHFIHKSNYSFLITVIRYLYDKEK
- the LOC136925822 gene encoding volume-regulated anion channel subunit LRRC8C-like isoform X2; translation: MESEKPNFHMTKLLTTWWDLVDHYLLAVMFAVSLASVGLQATQDRLICIPAVSCSDLPRNDSVVRNRSELSGVSDICSRSPPSFVVLTKLSDRPQYEYANNECYKKMDDFSAYYSLIFLAEAAVLLAISNFWQKYPNSASALAHCEHLLSQFTKGEILVSTGEDSDSGEVEEGQRKKQTPEEQKLLKRLKVFEKCYSQRITKYNLSSVTGQYRLRGVVGSIATIVLFAVNLNHYSLSTERSQCHLDGDVTFSTEPSFFQCTRSMGTYFHVGSIFVIVLLFLHLMFVLGSLVWSLTGERRGPEYEITSNMDTLLTYHGDAAFLFHFIHKSNYSFLITVIRYLYDKEK